A genomic window from Cutibacterium acnes includes:
- the groL gene encoding chaperonin GroEL (60 kDa chaperone family; promotes refolding of misfolded polypeptides especially under stressful conditions; forms two stacked rings of heptamers to form a barrel-shaped 14mer; ends can be capped by GroES; misfolded proteins enter the barrel where they are refolded when GroES binds) — MAKLIEFNIEARRGLEAGMNTLADAVKVTLGPKGRNVVLEKSWGAPTITNDGVSIAKEIELDDPYEKIGAELVKEVAKKTDDVAGDGTTTATVLAQAMVREGLRNVTAGANPMGLKKGIEAAVQAVSARLSDMAIDIETKDQIASTASISAADPTVGEIIAEAMDKVGKEGVITVEESNTFGLELELTEGMRFDKGYISPYFVTDTERMEAVLEDPYILIVNSKISSLKDLLPVLEKVMQSGKPLFVIAEDVEGEALAGLIVNKIRGTFKSVAVKAPGFGDRRKAMLNDIAILTGGQVISEEVGLSLDAVTLDLLGRARQVVVTKDEATIVDGAGDSEQIAGRVSQIRKEIENSDSDYDREKLQERLAKLAGGVAVIKVGAATEVELKERKHRIEDAVRNAKAAVEEGIIPGGGVALLQASKAAEIEGLEGDELTGAQIVLAACTAPLKQIAINAGLEGGVVAEKVAGLPAGQGLNAANDEYVDMVEAGIIDPAKVTRSALQNAASIAALFLTTEAVIADKPEPVKAPAGGGDMDGMGGMGGMM, encoded by the coding sequence ATGGCAAAGCTCATCGAATTCAACATCGAGGCCCGCCGCGGGCTCGAGGCGGGCATGAATACCCTCGCCGACGCGGTCAAGGTCACCCTCGGCCCCAAGGGCCGCAACGTCGTTCTCGAAAAGTCGTGGGGCGCTCCCACCATTACCAACGACGGTGTCTCCATCGCCAAGGAGATCGAGCTCGACGATCCCTATGAGAAAATCGGCGCCGAGCTCGTCAAGGAGGTCGCCAAGAAGACTGACGACGTCGCTGGCGACGGCACCACTACCGCCACCGTTCTGGCGCAGGCCATGGTTCGTGAAGGCCTGCGCAATGTCACCGCTGGCGCTAACCCGATGGGCCTGAAGAAGGGCATCGAGGCCGCCGTCCAGGCTGTTAGCGCTCGTCTGTCCGACATGGCCATCGACATCGAGACCAAAGACCAGATCGCCTCTACCGCCTCCATCTCGGCCGCCGACCCCACCGTCGGCGAGATTATCGCCGAGGCCATGGACAAGGTTGGTAAGGAAGGCGTCATCACCGTCGAGGAGTCCAACACCTTCGGCCTGGAGCTTGAGCTCACCGAGGGCATGCGTTTCGACAAGGGCTACATCTCGCCCTACTTCGTGACTGACACCGAGCGCATGGAGGCTGTCCTCGAGGATCCCTATATCCTTATCGTCAACTCCAAGATTTCATCGCTGAAGGATCTCCTGCCGGTCCTTGAGAAGGTTATGCAGTCGGGCAAGCCGCTGTTTGTCATTGCCGAGGACGTCGAGGGTGAGGCCCTGGCTGGCCTCATCGTCAACAAGATCCGCGGAACCTTCAAGTCTGTCGCCGTCAAGGCTCCAGGCTTTGGCGATCGTCGCAAGGCTATGCTCAATGACATCGCCATCCTGACTGGTGGCCAGGTTATCTCCGAAGAAGTTGGCCTGTCCCTCGACGCGGTGACCCTGGACTTGCTGGGTCGCGCTCGTCAGGTTGTCGTCACCAAGGACGAGGCCACCATTGTCGACGGTGCCGGGGATTCCGAGCAGATCGCCGGCCGTGTTTCTCAGATCCGTAAGGAGATCGAGAACTCCGACTCCGACTACGACCGCGAGAAGCTGCAGGAGCGCCTCGCCAAGCTCGCTGGCGGCGTTGCCGTCATCAAGGTGGGCGCTGCTACCGAGGTTGAACTCAAGGAGCGCAAGCACCGCATTGAGGACGCCGTGCGTAACGCTAAAGCCGCCGTTGAGGAAGGCATCATCCCTGGTGGTGGTGTCGCCCTGCTGCAGGCCTCCAAGGCCGCTGAAATCGAGGGCCTGGAGGGCGACGAGCTCACCGGTGCACAGATCGTTCTGGCCGCGTGCACTGCCCCGCTCAAGCAAATCGCTATCAACGCTGGTCTTGAGGGCGGCGTCGTGGCTGAGAAGGTCGCTGGTCTGCCCGCAGGACAGGGCCTCAACGCGGCCAATGACGAGTATGTCGACATGGTAGAGGCCGGCATCATTGACCCGGCCAAGGTGACCCGTTCGGCTCTGCAGAACGCCGCGTCCATCGCGGCCCTGTTCCTCACCACTGAAGCCGTCATCGCTGACAAGCCCGAGCCTGTTAAGGCTCCCGCTGGCGGCGGTGATATGGACGGTATGGGTGGCATGGGCGGCATGATGTGA
- the manA gene encoding mannose-6-phosphate isomerase, class I — MKRLTGTVRTYSWGSYDAIPDILGKEADGKPWAEYWLGAHETSPSTLDGIPLTDYIHAHPDELGDRSRKVFGARLPFLLKILSAYHPLSLQAHPDAAMARAGFARENQDGIGVDDPHRTFVDDWPQPEILVALSDFEGLCGFRDPHETRQLFDELEVLTPTDPVLGSLTERSGSAALAETFLNCLAGDDVRRQIVTEVVSGAVNHVGEDTPLGEFARTAVELDEYFPGDPSILAALMLNRVHLKPGQALSVPPGLMHSYLSGTGIEIMADSNNVVRGGLTNKHIDIDSLIQIVSFQTQEPRIIAAEEVDPGMRVFPGIDDQFRLWQLDLDTTCPAMMPASELARILLITDGYAVCSGSHGTDEIVRGQAVWIPAGERVQIDGDCDGFIAAAGL, encoded by the coding sequence ATGAAACGCCTGACCGGAACGGTTCGGACGTACTCCTGGGGCTCCTACGATGCGATCCCAGACATCCTCGGAAAAGAGGCTGACGGAAAGCCGTGGGCCGAATACTGGCTCGGGGCCCATGAGACCTCGCCGTCGACCCTCGATGGCATACCGCTCACCGACTACATCCACGCTCACCCTGACGAACTCGGTGATCGCAGCCGAAAAGTCTTCGGTGCCCGCTTACCCTTTCTCCTCAAAATCCTCTCGGCCTACCACCCGTTAAGTCTGCAAGCTCATCCTGACGCCGCGATGGCACGGGCTGGATTCGCTCGAGAGAACCAGGACGGCATTGGCGTTGACGACCCCCACCGCACCTTCGTCGACGATTGGCCCCAGCCCGAGATTCTCGTCGCCCTCAGCGATTTTGAGGGGTTGTGCGGATTCCGCGATCCGCACGAGACCCGTCAGCTGTTCGATGAGCTAGAGGTCCTCACCCCGACTGACCCGGTGTTGGGATCGCTGACCGAACGTTCCGGTTCGGCCGCCCTTGCCGAAACCTTCCTCAACTGCCTCGCGGGGGACGACGTACGGCGTCAGATCGTCACCGAGGTGGTCTCAGGAGCCGTCAACCACGTAGGAGAGGACACACCCCTGGGAGAGTTCGCTCGCACCGCCGTCGAGCTCGACGAGTATTTTCCCGGGGACCCCTCGATCCTGGCAGCGCTCATGCTCAATCGAGTTCACCTGAAACCGGGCCAGGCGCTGTCTGTACCCCCGGGACTCATGCACTCATACCTATCGGGCACGGGCATTGAGATCATGGCCGATTCCAACAATGTCGTGCGGGGCGGACTCACCAACAAGCACATTGACATCGATTCCCTCATCCAAATCGTCTCGTTCCAGACCCAGGAGCCACGGATCATTGCGGCGGAGGAGGTAGACCCGGGAATGCGCGTATTCCCGGGCATTGACGACCAGTTCCGACTCTGGCAGCTCGACCTCGACACCACCTGCCCCGCCATGATGCCGGCAAGCGAGCTAGCTCGAATACTCCTCATTACGGATGGGTATGCGGTCTGTTCAGGCTCTCATGGAACTGACGAGATCGTACGCGGTCAGGCCGTCTGGATTCCGGCTGGTGAACGGGTACAAATTGACGGAGACTGCGACGGATTTATTGCTGCCGCCGGGCTTTAA
- a CDS encoding PTS sugar transporter subunit IIA, whose amino-acid sequence MIDLTDLLPPAAIRLDAHVKDWREALQAVGHLLVATDIATPRYTQAMIDNLEKNGPYIVVAPGFALAHARPDSSVLRTGMSWIRLDEPVAFGHETNDPVTLVAGLAATDASAHQNVLAALASALADPNRRNALDTATTPQEVVSILSNEAGHRSAEASTSQNLLLTVCGNGLGTSLFLKNTTEQVLDAWAWTPYLSVEATDTISARGRCSEADAILTSGAIAQTLGELSIPVEVIDDFTSVSQVDAALRRIYDV is encoded by the coding sequence GTGATTGACTTGACAGACCTCCTGCCTCCAGCCGCCATTCGTCTGGACGCACACGTCAAAGATTGGCGAGAAGCTCTCCAGGCCGTCGGGCATCTGCTGGTGGCCACCGACATCGCTACCCCCAGATACACGCAGGCCATGATCGATAATCTCGAGAAAAATGGTCCTTACATCGTCGTCGCCCCTGGATTTGCACTGGCCCATGCCAGACCGGACTCCTCAGTGCTGCGGACAGGCATGTCGTGGATACGTCTTGACGAACCGGTGGCATTCGGCCATGAGACGAACGATCCTGTAACGCTAGTAGCAGGACTCGCAGCCACAGACGCATCTGCCCACCAAAATGTTCTGGCCGCGTTGGCGAGCGCACTGGCCGATCCAAACAGACGCAACGCCCTCGACACTGCGACGACTCCCCAGGAGGTCGTGTCGATCCTCTCCAACGAGGCCGGACACCGTTCAGCTGAGGCATCGACATCCCAGAATCTCTTGCTCACGGTCTGCGGCAACGGACTAGGCACCAGTCTGTTTCTCAAAAACACCACTGAGCAAGTCCTTGATGCTTGGGCGTGGACCCCTTACCTGTCGGTTGAGGCAACCGACACCATCTCTGCAAGAGGGCGCTGCAGCGAAGCAGACGCCATTTTGACGTCGGGAGCCATTGCTCAAACTCTCGGTGAGCTATCCATTCCCGTCGAAGTCATCGACGATTTCACATCAGTGTCGCAGGTCGATGCTGCGTTACGCCGCATTTACGACGTCTAA
- a CDS encoding transaldolase family protein, with protein MKINYTPGPLLDASRTTPTALWNDSADLDELRQSIAFGGVGATCNPVIGYTTIKKHPDIWEDRIRAIAENNPTWGESQIGWQAIKDMSVEAAKLLEPIFVEHKGRNGRLSIQTDPRLHRDAKALADQAEEFSNLAPNIIVKIPCTSVGIEAIEEATYRGVSVNVTVSFTVSQAVKSAEAIERGLQRRVAEGKPIDEMGPVVTIMAGRLDDWLKIVAERDRLFIDPGHLEWAGIAAIKRANQIFVERGFHSRVLCAAFRNVLQWSELIGGDLVVSPPFKWQKRINDSDYHVVPRIDEPVAAEHLDALKKIPEFMRAYDPDGMTIKEFDTFGATRRTLRQFLQADADLDTLVRDIITPAI; from the coding sequence ATGAAGATCAACTACACCCCAGGTCCGCTCCTTGACGCGTCCCGCACGACCCCGACGGCGCTGTGGAATGACTCGGCCGATCTAGACGAACTTCGTCAGTCCATTGCATTCGGCGGCGTCGGTGCCACGTGCAACCCGGTTATCGGTTACACGACCATCAAGAAGCATCCAGACATCTGGGAAGACCGTATTCGCGCTATCGCCGAGAACAATCCCACGTGGGGAGAGTCCCAAATCGGATGGCAGGCCATCAAGGACATGTCAGTCGAAGCCGCAAAGCTCCTCGAGCCGATCTTCGTCGAGCACAAGGGCCGAAACGGTCGTCTCTCCATCCAGACCGATCCGCGGCTGCATCGCGACGCCAAGGCTCTGGCAGACCAGGCCGAAGAGTTCAGTAATCTTGCGCCAAACATCATCGTCAAGATCCCCTGCACCTCTGTGGGCATAGAGGCGATCGAGGAGGCCACCTACCGTGGCGTTTCGGTCAACGTGACGGTGTCCTTCACCGTATCTCAGGCAGTGAAATCGGCTGAGGCCATCGAGCGAGGGCTGCAGCGTCGTGTAGCCGAAGGCAAGCCCATTGACGAAATGGGACCTGTAGTGACAATTATGGCCGGTCGCCTTGACGACTGGCTCAAAATCGTGGCCGAGCGCGACCGCCTCTTTATCGACCCCGGACACCTGGAGTGGGCCGGCATTGCCGCGATCAAGCGCGCCAACCAGATCTTCGTCGAGCGCGGATTCCACTCCCGGGTGCTGTGCGCCGCATTCCGCAACGTCTTGCAGTGGTCCGAACTTATCGGTGGCGACCTCGTGGTCTCCCCGCCGTTCAAGTGGCAAAAGCGCATTAACGACTCTGACTACCACGTTGTCCCACGCATAGATGAACCGGTTGCTGCCGAGCATCTCGATGCTCTCAAGAAGATCCCGGAGTTCATGCGCGCCTACGATCCTGATGGAATGACGATCAAGGAGTTCGACACGTTTGGTGCCACCCGCAGAACTCTTCGCCAGTTCCTCCAGGCCGATGCCGATCTCGACACCTTGGTGCGTGACATCATCACCCCAGCCATCTGA
- a CDS encoding GntR family transcriptional regulator: protein MENEPYIADITIDRSRPEPLHTQIAEPLAQLIESGELPPGTRIEDEMSMAARLHVSRPTARRAFETLTQRGLVIRRRGIGTQVTPTRVHRSMNLTSLYDDLQASGQRPRTSVLDWTVETAPPAVAAALGLPSNSEVAHFRRLRMSQDEPLAIMTNWVPVDLAPSAEELRTTGFYDYLRSRDVVVAVGHQRFSARLALPDEARLLNEPPGAALLTMQRTACDESNRVIEFGQHVYRASIYAYENTVYA from the coding sequence GTGGAGAACGAGCCCTACATCGCTGACATCACCATCGACCGATCGCGCCCAGAACCACTCCACACCCAGATCGCCGAACCCCTGGCGCAACTCATCGAATCCGGCGAGCTTCCTCCCGGAACGCGCATCGAAGACGAAATGTCCATGGCGGCACGCCTGCATGTATCGCGTCCCACCGCGCGGCGAGCTTTTGAAACCCTGACCCAACGTGGACTCGTCATCCGCCGACGCGGCATCGGCACCCAGGTGACCCCCACCCGAGTGCACCGCTCCATGAACCTCACGAGTCTTTATGACGACCTCCAGGCATCTGGCCAAAGGCCGCGCACCAGCGTGCTCGACTGGACAGTGGAAACCGCCCCGCCAGCAGTAGCCGCAGCGCTTGGCCTGCCCAGCAACTCCGAAGTGGCCCATTTCCGCCGACTACGAATGTCCCAGGACGAACCGCTGGCCATCATGACGAACTGGGTACCCGTGGACCTCGCGCCCAGTGCAGAAGAGCTGAGAACCACTGGTTTCTACGACTATCTGCGCAGCAGGGATGTCGTCGTCGCGGTAGGCCATCAGCGATTCAGCGCCCGTCTCGCCCTCCCTGACGAGGCACGCCTGCTCAACGAACCACCCGGCGCCGCCCTACTCACGATGCAACGCACGGCATGTGACGAGTCCAACCGCGTCATCGAGTTTGGACAGCACGTGTACCGCGCCTCCATTTATGCCTATGAGAACACGGTGTACGCCTGA
- a CDS encoding DUF3263 domain-containing protein, whose amino-acid sequence MSDSITPESAESAELCASDRAILDLEESWQAGSLSVDKETAIRDSLGLSSPRYHLRLNELIDDEKAAQYAPSLVGRLQRVRSQQRRSRSAQLLR is encoded by the coding sequence GTGTCAGATTCCATCACCCCCGAATCCGCAGAGTCCGCCGAGTTGTGCGCCTCGGATCGCGCGATTTTGGATCTTGAGGAGTCCTGGCAAGCCGGGAGTCTGAGCGTTGACAAGGAGACCGCCATTCGCGACAGCCTCGGCCTATCGTCCCCCCGATACCACCTGCGACTCAACGAGCTCATCGACGACGAAAAGGCCGCCCAGTACGCGCCGTCCCTGGTGGGACGACTTCAGCGGGTTCGCAGCCAGCAACGCCGCTCCCGTAGCGCACAACTGCTCAGATGA
- a CDS encoding S-ribosylhomocysteine lyase — protein sequence MREDGFMAHKMNVESFNLDHTKVAAPFVRVADVKHLPAGDTLTKYDVRFCQPNKEHLDMPAVHSLEHSFAECVRNHSDAVIDFGPMGCQTGFYLIMIGEPDVPGTCELVETTLRDILKLDATPAANEVQCGWGANHSIKAAQEAAHTMLNHRDEWEQVMA from the coding sequence ATGCGAGAGGATGGGTTCATGGCACACAAAATGAACGTCGAAAGTTTCAACCTGGACCACACCAAGGTGGCAGCACCATTCGTGCGTGTGGCCGACGTCAAGCACCTACCCGCTGGCGACACCCTCACCAAGTACGACGTGAGGTTCTGCCAGCCCAACAAGGAACATCTGGACATGCCTGCGGTGCACTCCCTGGAGCACTCCTTCGCCGAGTGCGTGCGAAACCATTCCGACGCCGTCATCGACTTCGGGCCGATGGGATGCCAGACCGGGTTCTACCTCATCATGATCGGAGAACCGGATGTCCCAGGCACATGCGAACTTGTCGAGACCACCCTGCGCGACATCCTCAAGCTCGACGCCACCCCCGCTGCTAACGAAGTGCAGTGCGGATGGGGAGCCAACCATTCCATCAAGGCCGCCCAAGAAGCCGCGCACACGATGCTGAACCACCGCGACGAATGGGAACAGGTAATGGCCTGA
- the iolC gene encoding 5-dehydro-2-deoxygluconokinase, with the protein MVSSRRRDLDVLTMGRIGVDIYPLQYGVGLEDVTSFGKFLGGSPTNVAVAAARLRHSAAVVTAVGDDPFGRFCRREMARLGVYDNYVLVNSELPTPVTFCEIFPPDDFPLYFYRRPTAPDLRITPDDVPEDAVRNAQILWLSVTGLCQQPSYDAHCRALEVRGKAEHTVLDLDYRSMFWQSAAKAHEAVSAVLPHVTVAIGNREECEMAVGESDPDRAAHALLDAGVQLAVVKQGPKGTLAMTREERVEVAPTPIDVTNGLGAGDSFGGSLCHGLLEGWSLAETIQAASAAGALVTTRLECSTAMPSEPELFAMMAKHPDIAIKEEHLS; encoded by the coding sequence ATGGTATCCAGCCGCCGCCGTGACCTTGATGTGCTCACGATGGGACGAATCGGTGTAGACATCTATCCGCTGCAGTACGGGGTGGGGCTTGAGGATGTCACGTCGTTCGGAAAGTTCCTTGGCGGTAGTCCGACCAATGTGGCCGTCGCGGCTGCCAGGCTGCGTCATTCTGCCGCAGTCGTCACGGCAGTAGGCGATGATCCCTTCGGGCGGTTCTGTCGCCGCGAGATGGCCAGACTCGGTGTCTATGACAACTACGTGCTCGTCAATTCCGAATTGCCCACTCCGGTGACGTTTTGCGAGATCTTTCCTCCCGACGACTTCCCGCTCTACTTCTACCGGCGTCCTACCGCTCCAGATCTGAGGATCACTCCGGACGACGTGCCTGAGGATGCTGTGAGGAATGCGCAAATCCTGTGGCTTTCGGTGACTGGCTTGTGTCAACAGCCTTCCTACGACGCACATTGCCGAGCCCTTGAGGTGCGCGGTAAGGCAGAACACACCGTCCTCGACCTCGACTACCGTTCGATGTTCTGGCAGTCCGCGGCGAAGGCTCATGAAGCAGTCTCAGCGGTGTTGCCGCACGTGACGGTGGCGATCGGAAATCGCGAGGAGTGTGAGATGGCGGTCGGGGAGTCCGACCCCGACCGAGCTGCTCACGCACTGCTTGATGCAGGCGTTCAGCTTGCCGTCGTCAAGCAGGGGCCCAAAGGTACCTTGGCCATGACCCGTGAGGAGCGCGTGGAGGTCGCCCCCACCCCAATCGACGTTACCAATGGCCTCGGAGCCGGAGATTCCTTCGGCGGCAGCCTATGTCACGGGTTGCTAGAGGGATGGAGCCTCGCCGAGACGATTCAAGCAGCGTCGGCCGCAGGAGCCCTCGTCACGACGCGGTTGGAGTGTTCCACCGCGATGCCCTCGGAACCGGAACTGTTCGCGATGATGGCGAAACATCCGGACATTGCCATCAAAGAGGAGCATCTGTCATGA